Proteins encoded by one window of Actinocorallia herbida:
- a CDS encoding NAD-dependent protein deacetylase, which translates to MLSGAGMSTESGIPDYRGATGRSRPSSPMTYQTFVGGVEARRRYWARAHLGWRHMTRAEPNAGHRVVAELERRGLVNGVITQNVDGLHQAAGSGRVVELHGALDRVVCLGCGEPTPRDALDARLRAANPDWEARPTLVNPDGDVSLTDAETASFTLVDCASCGGVLKPDVIFFGETVPRPRVADCYELTSGAGALLVLGSSLTVHSGRRFVRHAASHGIPVLIVNQGPTRSDADALCRVDAPLGATLRTLLEALS; encoded by the coding sequence GTGCTGAGCGGGGCGGGGATGTCGACGGAGTCGGGGATTCCCGACTATCGGGGGGCGACGGGGAGGTCTCGGCCGTCGTCGCCGATGACGTACCAGACGTTCGTGGGGGGTGTGGAGGCCCGGCGCCGGTATTGGGCGCGGGCGCATCTGGGGTGGCGGCATATGACGCGGGCGGAGCCCAATGCGGGGCACCGGGTGGTGGCGGAGCTGGAGCGGCGCGGGCTCGTCAACGGGGTGATCACCCAGAACGTCGACGGGCTGCACCAGGCGGCCGGATCCGGCCGGGTCGTGGAGCTGCACGGGGCGCTGGACCGGGTGGTCTGCCTCGGATGTGGCGAGCCGACCCCGCGTGACGCGCTGGACGCCCGGCTGCGCGCGGCGAACCCGGACTGGGAGGCCAGGCCCACCCTGGTCAACCCCGACGGCGACGTGTCGCTGACCGACGCCGAGACCGCCTCCTTCACCCTCGTGGACTGCGCGTCCTGCGGCGGGGTGCTCAAGCCAGACGTGATCTTCTTCGGGGAGACCGTGCCGCGGCCCCGGGTCGCCGACTGCTACGAGCTCACCTCCGGCGCGGGCGCCCTGCTGGTCCTCGGCTCCTCCCTCACCGTCCACTCCGGCCGAAGGTTCGTCCGGCACGCGGCCTCGCACGGCATTCCCGTCCTGATCGTCAACCAGGGGCCGACGCGGTCGGACGCCGACGCGCTGTGCCGCGTCGACGCGCCGCTCGGCGCGACGCTCCGCACTCTGCTGGAGGCCTTGTCATGA
- the dapE gene encoding succinyl-diaminopimelate desuccinylase yields the protein MHMDLSQDVTSLVRALVDTPSESGSERALTDAIEAGLRAHAHLEVVRDGDTLVARTHFGRAERIVLAGHIDTVPANGNLPSRLDGDTLWGLGSCDMKGGLAVLLHLAATLPEPTRDITFLAYECEEVSADRNGLKRLAETRPELLAADFAVLMEPTDGEVEGGCQGTVTVDVTARGARAHTARSWMGENAIHKMKPLLDLLSAYEPRRPVVDGITYHEGLNAVFASGGVARNVVPDACTISVNHRYAPDRNLAEAEAHLRELFAGYEVEVVDASEAARPGLQDPAARAFVRSVTDVELEHAVELGKVRAKLGWTDVSLFSGLGVPAVNFGPGEPTLAHHKDERVSLESVAACEKRLRSWLSGG from the coding sequence ATGCACATGGATCTCTCGCAGGACGTCACCTCCCTGGTCAGGGCCCTCGTCGACACTCCGTCAGAGAGCGGGTCCGAGCGCGCGCTGACCGACGCGATCGAGGCCGGGCTGCGCGCCCACGCCCATCTGGAGGTCGTCCGCGACGGGGACACGCTCGTGGCCCGCACCCACTTCGGGCGCGCGGAGCGGATCGTGCTCGCCGGTCACATCGACACCGTCCCGGCGAACGGCAACCTCCCGTCCCGGCTGGACGGCGACACCCTGTGGGGCCTGGGGAGCTGCGACATGAAGGGCGGCCTCGCCGTCCTGCTGCACCTCGCCGCGACCCTGCCGGAACCCACGCGTGACATTACGTTCCTGGCGTACGAGTGCGAAGAGGTCAGTGCCGACCGCAACGGGCTGAAGCGCCTCGCCGAGACCCGTCCCGAACTGCTCGCGGCGGACTTCGCGGTGCTCATGGAGCCGACCGACGGCGAGGTGGAGGGCGGTTGCCAGGGCACCGTCACCGTCGACGTGACGGCCAGGGGAGCCCGCGCGCACACGGCCCGCTCGTGGATGGGCGAGAACGCGATCCACAAGATGAAGCCCCTGCTCGACCTGCTGAGCGCCTACGAGCCCCGGCGGCCCGTGGTCGACGGCATCACCTACCACGAGGGCCTGAACGCGGTCTTCGCCTCCGGCGGCGTCGCCCGCAACGTCGTCCCGGACGCCTGCACGATCTCGGTCAACCACCGGTACGCGCCCGACCGGAACCTCGCCGAGGCCGAGGCCCATCTGCGCGAGCTGTTCGCCGGATACGAGGTCGAGGTCGTCGACGCGAGCGAGGCGGCCAGGCCCGGGCTCCAGGATCCGGCCGCACGGGCGTTCGTCCGGTCCGTCACCGATGTCGAGCTGGAGCACGCGGTCGAGCTCGGGAAGGTCAGGGCCAAACTGGGCTGGACCGACGTCTCGCTCTTCTCCGGCCTCGGCGTGCCCGCGGTGAACTTCGGCCCGGGCGAGCCGACCCTCGCCCACCACAAGGACGAGCGGGTGTCCCTGGAGTCCGTCGCGGCCTGCGAGAAGCGGCTGCGCTCCTGGCTTTCCGGAGGCTGA
- the murA gene encoding UDP-N-acetylglucosamine 1-carboxyvinyltransferase: protein MSTGTDAMSADRHLYRITGGMPLKGEVKVSGAKNAITKQMVAALLTEEPVRIANVPRIVEVDLVVGMLQQLGATVDWTGRHEIRVEAGTIADSGLAERYTGANRIPILMMGPLLHRVGEAVIPLPGGCQIGKRPIDYHLDALRQMGAEVIEQPTAVHVRTTGLVGAHIELAFPSVGATENIVLAAVLARGTTVIHNAAIEPEIIDTILMLQKMGALIEVQTDRRIVIEGVKRLRGTGHTAITDRVEAASFAAAAVATGGSVEVIGARQTDLTGLINSLHRIGGGFAETPRGLAFYRARDLTAANIRTDVHPGLLTDWQQPLVLLLTQAKGASIVHETIYEDRFGYTEQLRQMGARIELNTACLVGDSCRFANRDHAHSAVVNGPTPLTGRDLEIPDLRAGFAFVLAALVAEGTSTISGTRYLERGYEDPVGKLTAMGGQVETAPVG from the coding sequence ATGAGCACCGGCACCGACGCCATGTCCGCCGACCGGCATCTGTACCGCATCACCGGCGGCATGCCGTTGAAGGGCGAGGTGAAGGTCTCCGGCGCGAAGAACGCGATCACCAAGCAGATGGTGGCCGCGCTGCTGACCGAGGAACCGGTCAGGATCGCGAACGTGCCGCGCATCGTCGAGGTCGACCTGGTCGTCGGGATGCTCCAGCAGCTCGGGGCCACCGTCGACTGGACCGGACGGCACGAGATCCGGGTGGAGGCGGGCACCATCGCCGACTCCGGGCTGGCCGAGCGGTACACCGGCGCCAACCGGATCCCGATCCTGATGATGGGGCCGCTGCTGCACCGGGTCGGGGAGGCGGTGATCCCGCTGCCGGGCGGGTGCCAGATCGGCAAGCGCCCGATCGACTACCACCTCGACGCGCTCCGGCAGATGGGCGCCGAGGTGATCGAGCAGCCCACCGCCGTCCACGTGCGCACCACGGGCCTGGTCGGCGCGCACATCGAACTGGCCTTCCCGAGCGTGGGCGCGACCGAGAACATCGTCCTCGCCGCGGTGCTGGCCCGGGGCACCACCGTGATCCACAACGCGGCGATCGAGCCCGAGATCATCGACACGATCCTCATGCTCCAGAAGATGGGCGCGCTCATCGAGGTGCAGACCGACCGGCGCATCGTCATCGAGGGCGTCAAGCGCCTGCGCGGCACCGGGCACACCGCGATCACCGACCGGGTGGAGGCCGCGTCGTTCGCCGCGGCGGCCGTGGCGACCGGCGGCAGCGTCGAGGTCATCGGTGCCCGCCAGACCGACCTCACCGGGCTGATCAACTCCCTGCACCGGATCGGCGGCGGTTTCGCCGAGACCCCGCGCGGCCTCGCCTTCTACCGGGCCAGGGACCTCACCGCGGCCAACATCCGCACCGACGTGCACCCCGGCCTTCTCACCGACTGGCAGCAGCCGCTGGTCCTCCTGCTGACCCAGGCCAAGGGCGCCAGCATCGTCCACGAGACGATCTACGAGGACCGCTTCGGCTACACCGAGCAGCTCAGGCAGATGGGCGCGCGGATCGAGCTGAACACCGCGTGCCTGGTCGGGGACTCCTGCCGGTTCGCCAACCGCGACCACGCGCACTCCGCGGTGGTGAACGGGCCGACCCCGCTGACCGGCCGCGACCTGGAGATCCCCGACCTGCGCGCGGGTTTCGCCTTCGTGCTCGCGGCGCTGGTGGCCGAGGGGACCAGCACCATCTCCGGGACCCGCTACCTGGAGCGCGGCTACGAGGACCCGGTCGGCAAGCTCACCGCCATGGGCGGCCAGGTCGAGACCGCGCCCGTCGGCTGA
- a CDS encoding TIGR00730 family Rossman fold protein, which translates to MDETSHRRGPATLRGRARPSTTHDQRLLDERGSAEWLHKDPWRVLRIQAEFVEGFGLLAELGRAVSVFGSARIKPGSPYYELATEVGGRLAAAGYAVITGGGPGIMEAANKGADPHGLSVGLGIELPFEQGMNAFVDLGMQFRYFFVRKTMFVKYSQAFVVLPGGFGTLDELFEAITLVQTRKITRFPIVLMGVSFWQPLLDWITGTLQAEGLISPDDPALLHLTDDPDEAVRIVIEGHMNAGQADIEARVQAATAEEAGT; encoded by the coding sequence ATGGACGAGACTTCTCACCGCCGTGGTCCCGCGACGCTGCGGGGCCGGGCACGCCCGTCGACCACGCATGATCAGCGCCTGCTCGACGAGCGCGGATCCGCCGAATGGCTGCACAAGGACCCGTGGCGCGTCCTGCGCATCCAGGCGGAGTTCGTGGAGGGATTCGGGCTGCTCGCCGAACTCGGCAGGGCCGTCAGCGTGTTCGGTTCGGCGCGGATCAAGCCGGGCAGCCCCTACTACGAGCTCGCCACGGAGGTCGGCGGCCGCCTCGCCGCAGCGGGCTACGCGGTGATCACCGGTGGCGGCCCCGGCATCATGGAGGCCGCCAACAAGGGCGCCGACCCGCACGGCCTCTCCGTCGGCCTCGGCATCGAGCTGCCCTTCGAGCAGGGCATGAACGCATTCGTGGACCTCGGCATGCAGTTCCGCTATTTCTTCGTGCGCAAGACCATGTTCGTCAAGTACTCGCAGGCCTTCGTGGTGCTTCCCGGTGGGTTCGGCACCCTGGACGAGTTGTTCGAGGCGATCACCCTCGTCCAGACCCGGAAGATCACGAGGTTCCCGATCGTCCTGATGGGCGTCTCGTTCTGGCAGCCCCTCCTCGACTGGATCACCGGCACCCTCCAGGCCGAGGGCCTGATCTCGCCCGACGACCCCGCCCTCCTCCACCTCACCGACGACCCCGACGAGGCCGTCCGCATCGTCATCGAAGGCCACATGAACGCCGGCCAGGCCGACATCGAGGCCCGCGTCCAGGCCGCCACCGCCGAAGAGGCCGGCACCTGA
- a CDS encoding PHP domain-containing protein: protein MEPVEALRRIAFLLERAHEPTYRVRAFRTAAATVGALDRGELERRVREGTLGELPGIGKVTALVVTEAVGGEVPVYLRRLEATEGQPLDEAAAALRGALRGDLHTHSDWSDGGSPIREMAETARALGHEYLALTDHSPRLKVARGLSADRLREQLDVVAALNAELSPFRILTGIEVDILDDGSLDQEPGLLDRLDVVVASVHSKLRMDRVDMTRRLVAAVSNPLVDVLGHCTGRIVKAGGARGGLRPESEFDAGLVFDACAAYGTAVEINSRPERLDPPKRLLRLAVEAGCSFSIDSDAHAPGQLDWLGNGCERAVRCGVAPESVVNTRTADALSGGRG, encoded by the coding sequence ATGGAACCCGTTGAGGCGCTGCGGCGCATCGCGTTCCTCCTCGAACGCGCCCACGAGCCCACCTACCGGGTGCGTGCCTTCCGCACGGCCGCCGCGACCGTAGGGGCGCTCGACCGGGGCGAGCTGGAGAGACGCGTACGAGAAGGCACCCTTGGGGAGCTGCCGGGCATCGGAAAGGTGACGGCGCTGGTCGTGACCGAGGCCGTCGGCGGAGAGGTCCCCGTGTACCTGCGGCGTCTGGAGGCCACCGAGGGACAGCCCCTGGACGAGGCGGCGGCGGCACTCCGCGGCGCGCTCCGGGGGGACCTGCACACCCACAGCGACTGGTCGGACGGCGGTTCGCCCATCCGGGAGATGGCCGAGACGGCACGCGCGCTCGGCCACGAGTACCTGGCGCTCACCGACCACTCCCCGCGGCTGAAGGTGGCCCGCGGCCTTTCCGCCGACCGGCTGCGCGAGCAGCTCGACGTGGTCGCCGCGCTCAACGCGGAGCTCTCCCCCTTCCGGATCCTCACCGGGATCGAAGTGGACATCCTGGACGACGGGTCGCTCGACCAGGAGCCCGGCCTGCTCGACCGGCTCGACGTCGTCGTCGCCAGCGTGCACTCGAAACTGCGGATGGACCGGGTGGACATGACCCGCCGGCTCGTCGCCGCCGTGTCGAACCCGCTGGTGGACGTCCTCGGCCACTGCACGGGCCGGATCGTCAAGGCGGGCGGCGCGAGGGGCGGGCTCCGGCCGGAGTCGGAGTTCGACGCGGGACTCGTCTTCGACGCGTGCGCCGCCTACGGCACCGCAGTCGAGATCAACTCCCGGCCGGAACGCCTCGACCCGCCCAAGCGGCTGCTCAGGCTCGCCGTGGAGGCCGGCTGCTCGTTCTCCATCGACTCCGACGCCCATGCCCCCGGCCAGCTCGACTGGCTCGGCAACGGCTGCGAGCGGGCCGTGCGCTGCGGCGTCGCCCCGGAGTCCGTCGTGAACACGCGTACGGCGGACGCGCTGTCGGGCGGTCGCGGGTGA
- a CDS encoding NAD(P)-dependent alcohol dehydrogenase, translating into MTYTVEAAFPTSPEGRFERRPVELREPGPEEVLVRLVASGVCHTDLVTAAHPVVPGQILGHEGAGVVEAVGDAVSGVEAGDHVVLSYSWCGACPACENGRMAYCADFLRLNYLGERLLGQGSFATFTVTTERNVIRVPDDLPLELLAPLGCGVQTGAGAVLNVLRPEPGSSLAVFALGAVGLSAVMAARIAGCERIVAVDPNPSRRALALELGATEAVDPSEAPFNAMDHAVECIGYPDVVRAAVKSLAAPGQCVTVGFQGQKNPVELDQRHLMNGRGIRGSIEGDAIPQRFIPELIEHHRKGRLPLERLITTFAFADIDAAVTAAKTGKAIKPVLIF; encoded by the coding sequence GTGACTTATACCGTGGAGGCGGCCTTCCCGACCTCGCCCGAGGGCCGCTTCGAGCGGCGTCCCGTGGAGCTGCGCGAGCCCGGACCCGAAGAGGTGCTGGTCCGGCTCGTCGCCTCCGGCGTCTGCCACACCGACCTCGTGACCGCGGCCCACCCCGTGGTGCCGGGCCAGATCCTCGGTCACGAGGGCGCGGGCGTCGTCGAGGCGGTGGGGGACGCCGTCAGCGGCGTCGAAGCCGGCGACCATGTCGTCCTCAGCTACTCCTGGTGCGGGGCGTGCCCCGCCTGCGAGAACGGCAGGATGGCGTACTGCGCCGACTTCCTCCGGCTCAACTACCTCGGGGAAAGGCTCCTCGGCCAGGGCTCGTTCGCCACGTTCACCGTGACGACCGAGCGCAACGTCATCCGCGTCCCCGACGACCTCCCGCTGGAACTCCTCGCCCCGCTGGGGTGCGGCGTCCAGACGGGCGCGGGAGCCGTCCTCAACGTCCTGCGCCCGGAGCCGGGGTCCTCCCTCGCGGTGTTCGCGCTCGGCGCCGTCGGGCTGAGCGCCGTCATGGCGGCCCGGATCGCGGGCTGCGAGCGGATCGTGGCGGTCGACCCCAACCCGTCCCGCCGCGCGCTGGCCCTGGAGCTGGGCGCGACGGAAGCCGTCGACCCCTCCGAGGCCCCGTTCAACGCGATGGACCACGCCGTCGAGTGCATCGGCTATCCGGACGTCGTCCGCGCGGCCGTCAAGTCCCTGGCGGCCCCCGGCCAGTGCGTCACCGTCGGCTTCCAGGGCCAGAAGAACCCCGTCGAACTCGACCAGCGCCACCTCATGAACGGCCGCGGCATCCGCGGCTCCATCGAGGGCGACGCCATCCCCCAGCGCTTCATCCCCGAACTCATCGAGCACCACCGCAAGGGCCGCCTCCCCCTGGAACGCCTGATCACCACCTTCGCCTTCGCCGACATCGACGCCGCCGTGACCGCCGCCAAGACCGGCAAGGCCATCAAGCCGGTCCTCATCTTCTGA
- a CDS encoding DUF397 domain-containing protein: MDPFGGAVRRLGVLRAAGPATEVVWRKASASETSGCVEVAVAGRAVYVQDSKQADGGVVLGLSARAWRGLAGSVVRDFSR; the protein is encoded by the coding sequence ATGGATCCGTTCGGTGGCGCGGTGCGGCGCCTTGGAGTGCTGCGTGCTGCCGGGCCGGCGACCGAGGTCGTGTGGCGTAAGGCTTCGGCGAGCGAGACGAGCGGGTGCGTGGAAGTGGCCGTGGCGGGCCGCGCGGTTTATGTGCAGGACTCCAAGCAGGCGGACGGAGGGGTCGTGCTGGGGCTGTCGGCGCGTGCTTGGCGGGGGCTGGCGGGGTCGGTCGTGCGGGATTTCTCGCGTTAG
- a CDS encoding helix-turn-helix domain-containing protein yields MSMPSGPGPVVQRAILTSELQRLRQEHGSTQDQAASALDWSLSKLIRIEGGSVGVSTTDLHALLRYYGMPDGDPAIGRLTELARDGRQRGWWALYRNEISPAYTEFIGYEAGASTIRCLQPLAIPGLLQIEEYANALTIEFARTREQRDIIVEVRMQRQDQVLGRADPPLLHVVLDEAALRRHVGGQTDRGIMTRQLRHLVEMSAEPNIIIELIPFTQGAHFGMQGEFTILGFADSRLGDVLFIENARSSDTNVADRDTRITEYRVAFENLRRLTLPEDETVPFLEAVIADIGA; encoded by the coding sequence ATGAGCATGCCTTCGGGTCCGGGACCCGTCGTGCAGCGCGCCATTCTCACCAGCGAGCTGCAACGGCTTCGCCAGGAGCACGGCTCGACCCAGGACCAGGCGGCTTCGGCGCTGGACTGGTCGCTGTCCAAGCTCATCCGCATCGAAGGCGGCAGCGTCGGCGTCTCCACGACGGATCTGCACGCCCTCCTGCGCTACTACGGCATGCCCGACGGCGACCCCGCCATCGGCCGCCTCACCGAACTCGCCCGCGACGGCCGCCAACGCGGCTGGTGGGCCCTCTACCGCAACGAGATCTCCCCCGCCTACACCGAGTTCATCGGCTACGAGGCGGGCGCCTCCACCATCCGCTGCCTCCAGCCCCTCGCCATCCCCGGCCTCCTCCAGATAGAGGAATACGCCAACGCCCTGACCATCGAGTTCGCCAGAACCCGGGAGCAGCGGGACATCATCGTCGAGGTCCGCATGCAGCGGCAGGACCAGGTGCTCGGCCGCGCCGACCCGCCCCTCCTGCACGTCGTCCTCGACGAGGCCGCGCTGCGCAGGCACGTCGGCGGCCAGACCGACCGCGGCATCATGACCCGCCAGTTGCGCCATCTCGTCGAGATGTCGGCGGAACCGAACATCATCATCGAGCTGATCCCGTTCACGCAGGGTGCGCACTTCGGGATGCAGGGCGAGTTCACCATTCTCGGCTTCGCCGACAGCCGCCTCGGCGACGTGCTCTTCATCGAGAACGCGCGCTCGTCCGACACCAACGTCGCAGACCGGGACACCCGCATCACGGAGTACCGCGTCGCCTTCGAGAACCTCCGCCGCCTCACCCTCCCCGAGGACGAGACCGTGCCCTTCCTCGAAGCGGTGATCGCCGACATAGGCGCCTAA
- a CDS encoding phosphotransferase family protein: MEELLHEVLGGIYGPGLQIEGLRRDGAGASRLTTAFDAVTQAGERHALILRRDTPGGAATGNSLDVEAALMRAAAKAGAPSPEVIAAGEGYIVMTRIDGETIPRKILRSPELAQARSGLAAECGEILAAIHRIPADSVPGLSDEDQFDLWELVLDGFPDPYPALELALRRLRLTRPEPSATTVVHGDFRNGNLIIGPDGVRAVLDWELSHIGDPLEDLGWLCAKPWRFGSPLPAGGFGGYDELVGSYERASGTKVDREALRWWELYGVLRWGVICIVQTSRHLTGGERSVELAALGRRVAENEFDLLTALA, from the coding sequence ATGGAAGAGCTGCTGCACGAGGTGCTGGGCGGGATCTACGGGCCCGGCCTCCAGATCGAGGGGCTGCGCCGGGACGGCGCGGGCGCGTCCCGGCTGACCACGGCGTTCGACGCGGTCACCCAGGCGGGCGAGAGGCACGCGCTGATCCTTCGCCGCGACACCCCGGGCGGGGCCGCCACCGGCAACTCCCTGGACGTCGAGGCCGCCCTCATGCGCGCGGCCGCGAAGGCGGGCGCGCCGAGTCCCGAGGTGATCGCCGCGGGTGAGGGCTACATCGTGATGACCCGGATCGACGGCGAGACGATCCCGCGCAAGATCCTCCGCTCGCCCGAGCTGGCGCAGGCGCGGTCGGGCCTGGCCGCCGAGTGCGGCGAGATCCTCGCCGCGATCCACCGGATCCCCGCCGACAGCGTGCCCGGTCTGTCGGACGAGGATCAGTTCGACCTGTGGGAGCTGGTCCTCGACGGCTTCCCCGACCCGTATCCCGCTCTGGAACTCGCCTTGCGCAGACTCCGGCTGACCCGCCCTGAGCCGTCCGCCACGACGGTCGTGCACGGTGATTTCCGGAACGGCAACCTCATCATCGGCCCCGACGGCGTCCGGGCCGTCCTGGACTGGGAGCTGTCCCACATCGGCGACCCGCTGGAGGACCTCGGCTGGCTGTGCGCCAAGCCCTGGCGGTTCGGATCCCCGCTCCCGGCGGGCGGTTTCGGGGGATACGACGAACTCGTCGGGTCCTACGAGCGGGCCTCGGGAACGAAGGTCGACCGCGAGGCCCTGCGCTGGTGGGAGCTGTACGGCGTGCTGCGCTGGGGCGTCATCTGCATCGTGCAGACGAGCCGCCACCTGACGGGCGGTGAGCGCTCGGTCGAGCTCGCGGCGCTCGGCCGGAGGGTCGCCGAGAACGAGTTCGACCTGCTCACCGCCCTGGCCTAG
- a CDS encoding DUF6285 domain-containing protein, with protein MPLPHDVPTAAQLVESVREFLERDVLPSASGRLRFHTLVAANVLGMVERELAEGPGHEAEHRDRLARLGFADDAALAGAIRDGDLDDRFDEVRGELLDTVRAKLEVANPGYAAAAAGDISKR; from the coding sequence ATGCCCCTGCCGCACGATGTGCCGACCGCCGCGCAACTCGTGGAGTCGGTCCGTGAGTTCCTGGAACGGGACGTCCTGCCGTCCGCCTCCGGCCGCCTGCGCTTCCACACCCTGGTCGCCGCGAACGTCCTCGGGATGGTCGAGCGGGAGCTCGCCGAAGGGCCGGGGCACGAGGCCGAGCACCGGGACCGGCTGGCCCGCCTCGGCTTCGCCGACGACGCGGCGCTCGCCGGGGCGATCCGTGACGGCGACCTCGACGACCGCTTCGACGAGGTGCGCGGGGAGTTGCTGGACACGGTCCGCGCCAAGCTCGAAGTGGCCAACCCGGGTTATGCCGCCGCGGCGGCGGGGGATATAAGTAAGCGGTGA
- a CDS encoding acyl-CoA dehydrogenase family protein, producing MSFEIPASVRPLRDAVYAFMTERVEPAEEALHAGDKDLLRKLQQEAKAEGLWALGHPKEIGGGGLPFLDYVYINEVQGRSEFGQLALGTFTLQDSLMLHKYAAPSQRERFLAPLVQADIWPSFAMTEPGLSSSDPTQLSTTAELVDGQWVIRGRKWFTTGADRAAYTTVMCRTETDASPYLSFSMILVPTDTPGYTIIRDTPVLGLDGGHMEVVYDDVRVPEENLLGPRGHGFVIAQERLGPGRIFHCMRWLGQAQRAFDLLCRRLHAREAFGGPLADKQLLQQHVFDSYTEIQAARLLTLHAAHEIDAGGQARVEIGAIKVAGARMLHNVIDRAIQVHGAEGLTGDTPLDRMYRHARAGRIYDGPDEVHISRTAQRILKVYEKGGSYAF from the coding sequence ATGAGCTTCGAGATCCCGGCATCCGTCCGCCCCCTGCGCGATGCCGTCTATGCGTTCATGACCGAGCGGGTGGAACCCGCCGAGGAGGCCCTGCACGCGGGCGACAAGGACCTGCTGCGCAAGCTCCAGCAGGAGGCCAAGGCCGAAGGGCTGTGGGCGCTGGGGCACCCCAAGGAGATCGGCGGAGGCGGCCTGCCCTTCCTGGACTACGTGTACATCAACGAGGTCCAGGGCCGGAGCGAGTTCGGCCAGCTCGCCCTGGGGACGTTCACCCTCCAGGACTCGCTCATGCTGCACAAGTACGCGGCCCCCAGCCAGCGCGAAAGGTTCCTCGCGCCCCTGGTGCAGGCCGACATCTGGCCGTCCTTCGCCATGACGGAGCCCGGCCTCTCCAGCTCCGACCCCACCCAGCTCAGCACGACCGCCGAACTCGTCGACGGGCAGTGGGTCATCCGCGGCCGGAAGTGGTTCACCACCGGCGCGGACCGGGCCGCCTACACGACGGTCATGTGCCGGACCGAGACGGACGCGAGCCCGTACCTGTCGTTCAGCATGATCCTCGTGCCCACGGACACCCCCGGGTACACGATCATCCGGGACACCCCCGTCCTCGGCCTCGACGGCGGCCACATGGAGGTCGTCTACGACGACGTGCGCGTCCCGGAGGAGAACCTCCTCGGGCCCCGCGGGCACGGCTTCGTCATCGCCCAGGAGCGCCTCGGCCCGGGCCGGATCTTCCACTGCATGCGGTGGCTCGGCCAGGCCCAGCGCGCGTTCGACCTGCTGTGCCGCAGGCTGCACGCCCGCGAGGCCTTCGGCGGGCCGCTCGCCGACAAGCAGCTCCTCCAGCAGCACGTCTTCGACTCCTACACCGAGATCCAGGCCGCGCGCCTGCTCACCCTGCACGCCGCGCACGAGATCGACGCGGGCGGCCAGGCGCGGGTGGAGATCGGCGCGATCAAGGTCGCGGGCGCGCGGATGCTGCACAACGTCATCGACCGGGCGATCCAGGTGCACGGGGCCGAGGGCCTGACCGGGGACACCCCGCTGGACCGCATGTACCGCCACGCCAGGGCCGGCCGGATCTACGACGGCCCCGACGAGGTGCACATCAGCCGCACGGCCCAGCGCATCCTCAAGGTGTACGAGAAGGGCGGCAGCTACGCCTTCTAG
- a CDS encoding LLM class F420-dependent oxidoreductase, which produces MRIGISLLDKGGPDALRHYTDDVRQAADDGFSSAWLTQVFGLDALTAITVAGGAVPGIELGTSVVPTYPRHPAALAQQALTTALAIGDGRLTLGVGLSHKIVIEGMFGYDFARPARHMEEYLSVLGPLLSGEHVAFEGETVKAQIGFGIGTEARVPVVVAALGPRMLKIAAEKADGTVLWMTGPKTVRDHIVPTITAAAAAAGRPAPRVVCILPFGVTDDVEEARARAGEIFQMYGSLPSYRAMMDREGVDGPAGLAVVGDEDSVAAQLEELREAGVTDFVAGGFLSGKDKERTRAFLKTLL; this is translated from the coding sequence GTGCGGATCGGGATCTCACTGCTGGACAAGGGCGGACCTGACGCCCTGCGCCACTACACCGACGACGTGCGGCAGGCCGCCGACGACGGTTTCTCCTCCGCCTGGCTCACCCAGGTCTTCGGCCTGGACGCGCTGACCGCGATCACCGTCGCGGGCGGCGCCGTGCCCGGCATCGAACTCGGCACGTCCGTCGTGCCGACCTACCCGCGCCACCCCGCCGCCCTCGCCCAGCAGGCCCTGACGACCGCGCTGGCGATCGGCGACGGCCGGCTCACCTTGGGCGTCGGCCTCTCGCACAAGATCGTCATCGAGGGCATGTTCGGCTACGACTTCGCCCGTCCGGCGCGGCACATGGAGGAGTACCTGTCCGTCCTCGGCCCGCTGCTGTCCGGCGAGCACGTGGCGTTCGAGGGCGAGACCGTCAAGGCCCAGATCGGGTTCGGCATCGGCACCGAGGCGCGGGTGCCGGTCGTCGTGGCCGCGCTCGGCCCGCGGATGCTGAAGATCGCGGCGGAGAAGGCCGACGGCACCGTCCTGTGGATGACCGGGCCGAAGACCGTCCGCGACCACATCGTGCCGACGATCACCGCGGCCGCCGCCGCGGCGGGCCGCCCCGCGCCGCGCGTCGTGTGCATCCTGCCGTTCGGCGTCACCGACGACGTCGAGGAGGCCCGCGCGCGGGCCGGGGAGATCTTCCAGATGTACGGATCGCTGCCGTCGTACCGGGCGATGATGGACCGGGAGGGCGTGGACGGGCCCGCCGGGCTCGCCGTCGTCGGCGACGAGGACTCCGTGGCCGCTCAGCTGGAGGAACTGCGCGAGGCGGGCGTCACCGACTTCGTCGCGGGCGGTTTTCTCTCCGGCAAGGACAAGGAACGCACGCGTGCGTTCCTCAAAACCTTGCTCTAA